In the genome of Pseudoglutamicibacter cumminsii, one region contains:
- a CDS encoding EamA family transporter produces the protein MSLWRDKQQARAAEVPPWLLAVLAMLSVQLSEAFAVGLINDVGPRGAAWLRVAAGAVLILAIARPRLRGMTWRDAGLVTALAMIGVVLLTRPWIGNVDVVGILFALGSGLGWALYIVLTQRVGDRFSGISALAYTIPIVAIAYAPIGLPEALPYLSLPVIATALGLALLMPVIPLAFEIVALRAMAPAAFGTLMCWSPRSACLSARSSSPKYRCQSRSLASCSSSPPESARSASPPAMCRPRPSRGRRATKPRSAGPAPSRRSPYPR, from the coding sequence GTGAGCCTATGGCGCGACAAGCAGCAAGCCCGGGCGGCCGAGGTGCCGCCCTGGCTACTCGCCGTCCTTGCCATGCTTTCGGTCCAACTCTCGGAAGCCTTCGCCGTTGGCTTGATCAACGACGTCGGGCCGCGCGGGGCTGCCTGGCTGCGCGTGGCCGCCGGCGCCGTCCTCATCCTGGCAATCGCGCGCCCGCGCCTGCGCGGTATGACCTGGCGTGATGCCGGTCTCGTCACCGCCCTCGCCATGATCGGCGTCGTCTTACTGACCCGGCCCTGGATCGGTAACGTCGACGTCGTCGGCATCCTGTTCGCCCTCGGCTCCGGGCTCGGGTGGGCGCTGTATATCGTCTTAACCCAACGCGTCGGTGATCGGTTTTCCGGCATCAGCGCCCTCGCCTACACCATCCCGATCGTCGCCATCGCCTACGCGCCCATCGGGCTACCCGAGGCGCTGCCGTACCTGTCCCTGCCGGTCATCGCCACGGCGCTCGGGCTCGCACTCCTGATGCCGGTCATCCCTCTCGCCTTCGAAATCGTCGCGCTGCGTGCCATGGCCCCGGCCGCCTTCGGCACCCTCATGTGCTGGAGCCCGCGATCAGCGTGCTTATCGGCGCGATCGTCCTCGCCCAAGTACCGCTGCCAATCCAGGTCCTTGGCATCGTGCTCGTCGTCGCCGCCGGAATCGGCTCGGAGCGCTTCGCCGCCCGCGATGTGTCGCCCACGCCCATCACGTGGCCGGAGAGCGACGAAGCCTAGGTCAGCAGGGCCCGCACCTTCGCGTCGGTCGCCTTACCCGAGATGA